In one window of Chryseobacterium viscerum DNA:
- a CDS encoding glycogen synthase, protein MVVYHLSTECYPVAKVGGLADVVGALPKYQNKIKGIEAKVVMPWYNKPFIYDHEFDLVFDGFIHQGTNMLQVQVLKEKTDVLGFELYMVRIPGLLDRDNPYGYQDESFQFMAFQHGVLHWLCAMEIRPDVLHCHDYHTGLVPFMVENCSEFRFLKGVKTIGTIHNGEYQGMMSWGMANYMPSFDSYKWGLMDWNGFINPLASMIKCADAFTTVSEGYLEELFISFRGLESLVRQEFGKAYGIINGIDAEVWNPETDPMLDFNFNSKNAVAQKKKNKEQLCKEYGLKPELPLFAFIGRFATEKGADLLPDVVWKSIKQSYGALNIMILGSGNTYIENKLKEYDYTYTNFALDLGYKEHLSHKIYASADFLLMPSRVEPCGLNQMYSMRYGTVPVVRYTGGLRDTVEDISTGGAGLNFTYPGVDDVVHAMNRAMAIYNQKGVMEDLIHANMNFDFAWEKSAEKYIALYNS, encoded by the coding sequence ATGGTTGTTTATCATTTAAGTACAGAATGTTATCCTGTAGCAAAAGTAGGCGGTCTTGCGGATGTAGTGGGAGCGCTGCCAAAATATCAGAATAAAATTAAAGGAATAGAAGCTAAGGTAGTAATGCCATGGTATAATAAGCCCTTTATATATGATCATGAATTTGATCTGGTTTTTGATGGATTTATTCATCAGGGAACCAATATGCTGCAGGTTCAGGTGTTGAAAGAAAAGACAGATGTTTTGGGATTTGAACTCTATATGGTGAGAATTCCCGGATTATTAGACAGAGACAATCCTTATGGTTATCAGGATGAAAGTTTCCAGTTTATGGCTTTCCAGCATGGGGTATTACACTGGCTGTGTGCCATGGAAATCCGCCCTGATGTTTTACACTGTCATGATTATCATACGGGTCTGGTTCCTTTTATGGTAGAAAACTGTTCAGAATTCCGATTCTTAAAAGGAGTGAAAACAATAGGAACCATCCACAACGGAGAATATCAGGGAATGATGAGCTGGGGTATGGCCAACTATATGCCGTCTTTTGATTCTTATAAATGGGGACTGATGGATTGGAATGGATTCATAAATCCTCTGGCCAGTATGATTAAATGTGCCGATGCCTTTACCACCGTTTCCGAAGGGTATCTGGAAGAACTTTTTATAAGCTTTCGCGGTTTGGAAAGTCTCGTTCGCCAGGAATTTGGAAAAGCATATGGAATCATCAACGGTATTGATGCTGAAGTCTGGAACCCTGAAACCGATCCGATGCTGGATTTTAATTTTAACAGTAAAAATGCAGTAGCTCAGAAGAAGAAAAATAAAGAACAACTGTGTAAAGAATATGGTTTGAAGCCGGAACTGCCTTTATTTGCCTTTATTGGGAGATTTGCCACGGAAAAAGGAGCAGATCTTTTACCGGATGTAGTATGGAAAAGTATTAAACAGAGTTACGGAGCTTTAAATATAATGATTCTGGGTTCCGGAAATACCTATATTGAGAATAAGCTAAAGGAATACGATTACACTTATACCAACTTTGCTCTGGATCTGGGATATAAAGAACATCTTTCCCATAAAATCTATGCATCGGCAGATTTCCTTCTGATGCCTTCAAGGGTAGAGCCTTGCGGATTGAATCAGATGTATTCCATGAGATATGGCACTGTTCCAGTGGTAAGGTATACGGGAGGCCTCAGGGATACCGTAGAAGATATTTCAACCGGAGGAGCAGGACTGAACTTTACTTATCCGGGTGTAGATGATGTTGTACATGCGATGAACAGGGCAATGGCAATTTATAATCAAAAGGGAGTGATGGAAGATCTTATCCATGCCAACATGAATTTTGACTTTGCATGGGAGAAATCTGCGGAAAAATACATAGCTTTATATAATAGCTGA